One stretch of Rhodoferax lithotrophicus DNA includes these proteins:
- a CDS encoding DUF3330 domain-containing protein — protein sequence MNPSGPSAPPVHLACAVCMKEIPLSEAIVPEAKDYVVHFCSPDCYQKWHQQKGLMPPEKTV from the coding sequence ATGAACCCATCAGGCCCTTCGGCTCCACCGGTACACCTTGCCTGCGCCGTGTGTATGAAGGAAATTCCCTTGTCCGAGGCCATCGTTCCTGAGGCCAAGGACTATGTTGTGCATTTTTGCAGCCCGGATTGTTATCAGAAGTGGCACCAGCAGAAGGGTCTGATGCCACCCGAAAAAACCGTCTGA
- a CDS encoding phosphotransferase gives MTGTYIGHLAQNDPVLSFLQHDLQQKIEGATDTSSYRVFKLNGSNDVYLYQDRTTGKKLIGKFFQTSSKPDAAKANLHLTREFDSLCMMRNTGLTGSPHNVVKPLGVNHALNALLITECFEGKLLSVVILDAIHSGDSAELYAKLTALAYFLSQFHNRTATGVGVDFQQDCNYLDTLIARLLAVKAISGHEVSEWHGLRDQWHHLPKMWQDQQVTVHGDATPENFMFGTGLDVMAFDLERSKRADRVFDTGRIAGELKHFFMWATGDKHAAEPFIGHFLWEYACHFPDRNSAFASITGRTPFYMGMTLLRIARNSWVDHNYRHQLIHEAKACLRSD, from the coding sequence ATGACTGGAACCTACATCGGCCATCTGGCCCAGAACGACCCGGTGCTGAGTTTTCTGCAGCATGACCTGCAACAGAAGATTGAGGGAGCCACGGATACCTCGTCTTACCGGGTCTTCAAACTTAATGGCAGCAACGATGTCTACCTGTACCAAGACCGCACGACGGGCAAGAAGTTGATTGGCAAATTCTTTCAGACATCAAGCAAGCCGGATGCGGCCAAGGCGAACTTGCATCTGACGCGCGAGTTCGACAGTCTTTGCATGATGCGTAACACCGGCCTGACCGGCAGCCCCCACAACGTCGTCAAACCACTGGGGGTTAACCACGCGCTGAACGCCTTGCTGATCACCGAGTGTTTTGAGGGAAAGTTGCTCAGCGTTGTCATCCTGGACGCAATTCACAGCGGGGACTCGGCTGAGCTATATGCCAAGCTGACTGCGCTGGCTTACTTTCTCTCGCAGTTTCACAATCGAACCGCCACCGGGGTAGGGGTCGATTTTCAGCAGGACTGCAACTATCTGGATACCCTGATCGCTCGCCTGCTGGCTGTCAAAGCCATCAGCGGCCATGAGGTCTCAGAATGGCATGGCTTGCGCGACCAGTGGCATCATCTGCCCAAAATGTGGCAAGACCAGCAAGTCACTGTGCATGGAGATGCGACCCCTGAAAACTTCATGTTTGGCACCGGCCTGGATGTCATGGCTTTTGACCTGGAGCGCAGCAAGCGGGCAGACCGTGTTTTTGATACGGGTCGTATCGCCGGCGAGTTGAAACATTTTTTCATGTGGGCCACTGGCGACAAACATGCCGCCGAGCCTTTTATTGGTCACTTTCTTTGGGAATATGCCTGCCATTTCCCGGATCGCAACAGCGCCTTTGCATCCATTACCGGCAGGACACCGTTTTACATGGGCATGACGCTGCTGCGTATTGCACGAAACAGTTGGGTCGATCACAACTATCGCCATCAATTGATCCATGAGGCCAAGGCCTGCCTAAGGAGTGACTAG
- a CDS encoding HAD family hydrolase produces the protein MSLKGLIFDINGTLIDIHTNEWHDDVYRVISNVLSYQGVKLNPDVVKDLFFRTIKEQKQASGERQAEFDVVAIFHQIVAQHASDVTRALPQEKRAQLPRFLAEVHRAASRERLQLFPGVQDTLQQLHKRYALAIISDAQSAYAVPELNTVGLTAFFDPIIVSGDFGYRKPDVRLFQTALSRMGLAPSEVLFVGNDLYRDVHGPQKLGIKTVFFQSGDMPQDKSRTKPDYIIYSFPELLNAVRFFEDGDRRQADR, from the coding sequence ATGAGTCTGAAAGGCCTTATTTTTGATATCAACGGCACGCTGATTGATATCCACACCAACGAATGGCACGACGACGTGTACCGCGTGATCAGCAATGTGTTGTCCTACCAGGGCGTAAAACTCAATCCTGACGTAGTCAAAGACCTGTTTTTCAGGACGATCAAGGAGCAAAAACAGGCCAGCGGTGAGCGCCAGGCGGAATTCGATGTTGTGGCTATCTTCCACCAAATCGTTGCGCAACACGCAAGTGATGTCACCCGGGCGCTGCCGCAGGAAAAACGCGCACAGCTTCCAAGGTTTCTTGCGGAGGTTCACCGGGCTGCGTCGCGGGAGCGCCTGCAGCTTTTTCCTGGGGTGCAGGACACCCTCCAGCAATTGCACAAACGCTACGCACTCGCCATCATTTCCGATGCACAGAGCGCTTATGCCGTGCCCGAGTTGAACACGGTGGGTTTGACAGCTTTTTTTGACCCCATCATCGTGTCAGGTGACTTTGGCTACCGCAAGCCCGATGTGCGCTTGTTTCAGACCGCCTTGAGCCGTATGGGGCTGGCCCCGTCGGAAGTGTTGTTTGTGGGCAATGACTTGTACCGTGACGTGCATGGCCCACAGAAACTCGGCATCAAGACGGTTTTTTTCCAGTCAGGCGACATGCCGCAAGACAAAAGCCGCACCAAACCCGACTACATCATTTACAGCTTTCCCGAGTTGCTCAACGCAGTGCGTTTCTTCGAGGATGGAGATCGACGGCAGGCAGATCGCTGA
- a CDS encoding DUF2789 family protein, with translation MDKAIHHFSELFAQLGLPDDAESIAEFLAKHTAMSACMRLPDAPYWTPAQAQFLRESLLQDSDWAGLVDQLSKALQAEVRS, from the coding sequence ATGGACAAAGCCATTCACCACTTTAGCGAGTTATTTGCGCAGCTTGGGTTGCCCGATGATGCCGAAAGCATTGCCGAATTTCTGGCCAAACACACGGCCATGTCAGCTTGCATGAGGTTGCCGGATGCCCCCTATTGGACACCTGCGCAAGCCCAGTTCCTCAGGGAATCGCTGCTGCAGGATTCCGACTGGGCAGGTCTGGTGGATCAACTCAGCAAGGCGCTGCAGGCTGAAGTCCGGTCTTGA
- a CDS encoding NADPH-dependent FMN reductase produces MNQFHIAVLIGSLRRDSFNRKLADAMAKLAPSDVTFKQLSIGDLPLYNQDDDAHQADTVLRLKADIKAAQGLLFVTPEYNRSIPGVLKNAIDHASRPYGQSAWSGKPAGVLGVSVGAIGTALAQQHLRNILAYLNCPTLAQPEAFIQAKDNLFDEHGEIGAASKEFLQGWMDQYVAWVKKHSV; encoded by the coding sequence ATGAACCAGTTTCACATAGCCGTTCTCATTGGTAGCCTTCGCCGCGATTCCTTCAACCGGAAGCTGGCCGATGCCATGGCCAAGCTTGCGCCTTCTGATGTCACCTTCAAACAGCTCAGCATCGGAGATTTGCCGCTGTACAACCAGGACGACGATGCCCATCAAGCAGACACTGTGCTTCGGCTCAAAGCGGACATCAAGGCTGCGCAGGGTTTGCTGTTCGTGACACCGGAGTACAACCGATCCATTCCCGGTGTACTCAAAAACGCCATTGACCATGCTTCTCGCCCCTACGGCCAAAGCGCCTGGTCTGGCAAACCTGCGGGTGTGCTGGGGGTGTCAGTGGGAGCCATTGGCACTGCGCTGGCACAACAACACTTGCGCAATATCCTGGCGTACCTGAACTGCCCGACGCTGGCACAACCCGAGGCCTTCATCCAGGCGAAGGACAATTTGTTTGATGAGCACGGTGAGATTGGTGCCGCCAGCAAAGAATTTCTTCAAGGCTGGATGGATCAGTACGTGGCCTGGGTCAAAAAACACAGCGTCTGA
- the fumC gene encoding class II fumarate hydratase yields the protein MQTIKPLQASGAIHTDSPRTVSDSFGSVSVPADVLWGAQTARSLQFFAIGEQRMPMDIIHALALIKWAAAGVNRDLQLQKPALAQAIAAAADRVVAGELDAEFPLSVWQTGSGTQSNMNVNEVIASLASQALAQGTDAAQTVHPNDDVNLGQSSNDVFPTAMHLAVSLKAKLALLPALEELLSALDAKALAFESVIKIGRTHLQDATPVTLGQEFGGYAAQLRLCQRSLLLALEAVHTLAIGGTAVGTGLNTHPEFGQRVAAALALRLELPLSQADNLFAAMAGHEALVAFHGALKMLAIALTKIANDIRLMGSGPRAGLGELMLPQNEPGSSIMPGKVNPTQVEALTMVCAQVMGHDVAIGFAASQGQFELNVYKPLIALNTLDSLRLLADAMRSFSRHCVTGLRVNQARVDALLQSSLMLVTALTPHIGYDRAAQMAKHAQAHGCTLREAALACGVVTAAQFDAWVNPAQMLGPSAPTL from the coding sequence ATGCAAACCATCAAACCCCTACAAGCATCCGGTGCCATTCACACGGACAGTCCACGCACCGTGTCCGACAGTTTTGGCTCGGTCAGCGTGCCCGCCGATGTGTTGTGGGGCGCCCAAACCGCACGCAGCCTGCAGTTTTTTGCCATTGGTGAGCAGCGTATGCCCATGGACATCATTCACGCACTGGCCTTGATCAAATGGGCGGCCGCTGGTGTCAACCGCGATTTGCAATTGCAGAAACCGGCGCTGGCACAAGCCATCGCCGCTGCCGCTGATCGGGTGGTGGCTGGTGAGTTGGATGCCGAATTTCCTTTGTCCGTCTGGCAGACCGGCTCCGGCACCCAAAGCAATATGAATGTCAACGAAGTGATTGCCAGCCTGGCGTCCCAGGCGTTGGCGCAGGGAACCGATGCCGCTCAAACGGTGCACCCCAACGACGATGTCAATCTGGGCCAATCGTCCAACGATGTGTTTCCAACTGCCATGCACCTGGCCGTTAGTCTGAAGGCCAAATTGGCGCTGTTGCCCGCGCTGGAAGAATTGCTGAGTGCGCTGGATGCCAAAGCGCTGGCGTTCGAGTCCGTCATCAAAATTGGCCGCACCCACCTGCAAGATGCCACGCCCGTCACGCTGGGCCAGGAGTTTGGCGGCTACGCGGCACAACTCCGGCTCTGCCAACGCAGCCTGCTGTTGGCGCTGGAAGCGGTGCACACGCTGGCCATTGGTGGCACCGCCGTGGGTACCGGGCTCAACACCCACCCAGAGTTTGGTCAGCGGGTGGCCGCCGCGCTGGCGTTACGGCTGGAGTTGCCACTGAGCCAAGCCGACAACCTGTTTGCAGCCATGGCTGGTCACGAAGCGCTGGTGGCGTTTCATGGTGCTTTGAAAATGCTGGCCATTGCCCTGACCAAAATCGCCAACGACATCCGCCTGATGGGCAGCGGGCCACGTGCGGGTTTGGGTGAATTGATGCTGCCGCAAAACGAACCCGGCAGCTCCATCATGCCGGGCAAGGTGAACCCGACCCAGGTGGAGGCCCTGACCATGGTCTGTGCCCAGGTCATGGGGCATGATGTGGCGATTGGGTTTGCCGCCAGCCAGGGGCAATTCGAGCTGAACGTCTACAAACCCCTGATCGCCCTGAACACCCTTGACAGCCTGCGCCTGCTGGCCGATGCCATGCGCAGCTTCTCCCGGCACTGCGTAACAGGTCTGCGGGTCAACCAGGCACGGGTGGATGCCCTGCTGCAAAGCTCCCTGATGCTGGTCACGGCCCTGACCCCCCACATAGGTTATGACCGTGCCGCCCAGATGGCCAAACATGCCCAGGCCCATGGCTGTACGCTGCGCGAAGCTGCGCTGGCCTGCGGTGTGGTGACCGCCGCGCAGTTTGATGCCTGGGTCAACCCGGCACAGATGTTGGGCCCATCCGCCCCAACGCTGTGA
- a CDS encoding PQQ-dependent sugar dehydrogenase, with translation MRRAPSLAAVFTLAFTACAETASTPPIPGFGALPTLPAPQTSLIPTVNIAPAIGWPEGGSPRGTPGTQVTAFARDLDHPRWLYVLPNGDVLVAETNTPRQTAQTQGIQAWVMGLVMKRAGAGVPSANRITLLRDTDGDGVADVRSVLLEGLNSPFGMALVGQHLFVADTDAVHRFVYADGDTQLTSAGVKVVDLPAGAINHHWTKNLIASKDGQKLFVTVGSNSNVAERGMAVEAERAAIWEVDIASGSHRVYASGLRNPNGLAWEPGSAALWTVVNERDNLGNDLVPDYLTSVQDGAFYGWPYSYFGQHVDKRVQPPRPDLVAQARVPDYALGAHTASLGLAWSEGNTLPPAFANGMFIGQHGSWNRQPHSGYKVIFVPFQEGQPRGLPLDVLTGFLSEDGKAFGRPVGVALDKRGALLVADDVGNVVWRVRAQDL, from the coding sequence ATGCGCAGGGCACCATCGTTGGCAGCCGTATTCACGCTGGCATTCACCGCCTGTGCAGAAACGGCATCGACACCGCCAATACCTGGTTTCGGGGCGCTGCCCACACTGCCCGCGCCCCAAACCTCGCTGATTCCTACCGTCAACATCGCGCCAGCCATCGGCTGGCCTGAGGGCGGCTCACCTCGGGGTACACCAGGCACACAGGTCACAGCGTTTGCCCGCGACCTGGACCACCCGCGCTGGCTGTATGTGTTGCCCAACGGAGACGTGCTGGTGGCAGAAACCAACACGCCGCGTCAAACTGCGCAAACCCAAGGCATCCAAGCCTGGGTCATGGGTCTGGTGATGAAACGCGCCGGGGCAGGTGTACCCAGTGCCAACCGCATTACCTTGCTGCGCGACACCGATGGGGACGGTGTCGCCGATGTGCGTTCGGTTTTGCTGGAGGGCTTGAATTCGCCGTTTGGCATGGCCTTGGTGGGTCAACACCTGTTTGTTGCCGATACCGATGCGGTGCACCGTTTTGTTTATGCAGATGGCGACACCCAACTGACCTCCGCTGGCGTCAAGGTGGTCGATTTACCGGCCGGTGCCATCAACCACCATTGGACCAAGAACCTGATCGCCAGCAAAGATGGCCAAAAACTCTTTGTCACGGTGGGCTCCAACAGCAACGTGGCCGAACGTGGTATGGCGGTTGAAGCCGAACGCGCCGCCATCTGGGAAGTGGACATCGCCAGCGGTAGCCACCGTGTCTATGCCTCCGGCCTGCGCAACCCGAACGGACTGGCCTGGGAGCCTGGCAGCGCTGCCTTGTGGACAGTGGTAAACGAGCGTGACAACCTGGGCAACGATCTGGTGCCCGACTACCTGACCTCGGTGCAAGACGGTGCGTTCTACGGCTGGCCGTACAGTTATTTTGGCCAGCATGTGGATAAACGGGTGCAGCCGCCACGGCCTGATCTGGTGGCCCAAGCCCGGGTGCCGGATTACGCGCTGGGGGCACACACCGCCTCGCTTGGCCTGGCCTGGTCAGAGGGCAACACGCTGCCGCCGGCTTTTGCCAACGGCATGTTCATTGGCCAACACGGCTCCTGGAACCGCCAACCACACAGCGGCTACAAAGTCATTTTTGTACCCTTCCAAGAGGGCCAACCGCGTGGTTTGCCGCTGGACGTGTTGACCGGTTTTCTGAGTGAGGACGGCAAAGCCTTCGGCCGCCCGGTGGGTGTGGCCCTTGACAAACGGGGGGCCTTGCTGGTCGCCGACGACGTGGGTAATGTGGTGTGGCGTGTGCGAGCCCAGGATTTATAG
- a CDS encoding ferritin family protein — protein sequence MPDFGSPFSGLAHNKKLTESELIRAIRFMVAAEYEATQMYVQLAESTDHPLAVKVLKEIADEELVHAGEFLRLLHELAPDEARLYAQGAREVEEKM from the coding sequence ATGCCAGATTTCGGATCACCCTTTTCAGGCTTGGCCCACAACAAGAAGCTCACAGAGTCGGAACTCATCCGCGCCATCCGTTTTATGGTGGCCGCCGAGTATGAAGCCACCCAGATGTATGTGCAGCTCGCCGAGTCCACGGATCACCCGTTAGCGGTGAAGGTTCTCAAGGAAATTGCCGACGAAGAGCTGGTTCACGCCGGGGAGTTCCTGCGCCTGCTGCATGAGCTTGCCCCGGACGAAGCGCGGCTCTACGCCCAAGGGGCACGGGAAGTGGAAGAAAAAATGTAA
- a CDS encoding ABC-type transport auxiliary lipoprotein family protein: MSIFTVQTVAGWARGLAVSLSVLSLCACSVLGKASSPPPAFYALDAVPGPATPSVPGATPDALLTLIISPPRAASGFDSQRMVYVREDHQLEYFAHSEWVDPPARMLGPLLVSAVQQTGAFAAVVLASGSAAGDLRLNTDILRLQHNFQMSPSRVQLRLRVYLTDEKTRKVLAWKELSAEAVAASDTPQGGVVAANRAVQEVLTQVAQFLVNRPK, translated from the coding sequence ATGAGCATCTTCACTGTCCAGACCGTTGCGGGATGGGCCAGGGGACTGGCGGTTTCGTTGAGTGTTTTGAGCCTGTGCGCCTGCAGCGTGCTGGGCAAGGCCTCGTCACCGCCACCGGCGTTTTATGCGCTTGATGCGGTGCCTGGCCCTGCCACCCCGTCCGTGCCAGGTGCAACGCCAGACGCATTGCTGACACTCATCATCAGCCCGCCCCGTGCCGCCTCGGGCTTTGACAGCCAACGTATGGTATATGTGCGTGAAGACCATCAGCTCGAATACTTTGCCCACAGTGAGTGGGTTGATCCACCGGCGCGTATGTTGGGGCCCTTGCTGGTTTCGGCAGTCCAGCAAACCGGGGCTTTTGCAGCCGTGGTACTGGCTTCGGGCTCAGCGGCGGGTGACCTGCGGCTGAACACCGACATCCTGCGACTGCAGCACAATTTTCAGATGAGCCCGAGCCGGGTGCAATTACGTCTGCGTGTTTACCTGACGGATGAAAAAACCCGCAAAGTGTTGGCCTGGAAAGAACTCAGCGCTGAAGCTGTGGCGGCCAGCGACACCCCGCAAGGGGGCGTGGTTGCGGCCAACCGGGCGGTGCAGGAGGTGCTGACGCAAGTGGCGCAGTTTCTGGTCAACCGGCCGAAGTGA
- a CDS encoding MlaD family protein, with amino-acid sequence MNYTLVGAFVLTLGALLVAVVLWLASGGAWQTKYDVYQAVEEESVAGLNLNAPVKYNGVDVGKVQAIELDHANPKTVNLFFAIERGTPVKEDTIAILKTQGLTGIAYVELSGGSVSSPLLRVKTGARYAVIQTAPSLSARLENVLSSVLAKLDDTSNNINAMLSKENQAAIRSALADIAVIARTVATRKDSIDAGLLDAAKTLKNTAKASANIDQLSERIGRAADAVQAMGIEVAKTSISTGKAVDGMGTDVKRFSTETLPELERLLGELSTLSSSLRLLTEQTRRDPKGLIFGHTPVPAGPGESGEKP; translated from the coding sequence GTGAACTACACCCTGGTGGGTGCTTTTGTACTGACCCTGGGTGCCTTGCTGGTGGCCGTGGTTCTGTGGCTGGCCTCTGGTGGGGCCTGGCAAACCAAATACGACGTGTACCAGGCGGTGGAAGAAGAGTCGGTGGCAGGCCTCAACCTGAATGCGCCGGTCAAGTACAACGGGGTGGATGTCGGCAAGGTACAGGCCATCGAACTGGATCATGCGAACCCCAAAACCGTGAACTTGTTTTTTGCCATTGAGCGAGGTACACCGGTCAAGGAGGACACCATCGCCATCCTGAAAACCCAGGGCCTCACCGGCATTGCCTATGTGGAACTCAGTGGTGGCAGTGTCAGCTCGCCGCTGTTGCGCGTCAAAACCGGGGCGCGGTATGCGGTGATTCAAACCGCGCCCTCCCTCTCGGCCCGGCTGGAGAATGTGCTCTCCAGCGTGCTGGCCAAGCTGGACGACACCTCCAACAACATCAATGCCATGCTCAGCAAGGAGAACCAGGCGGCTATTCGCAGCGCGCTGGCCGACATCGCCGTCATTGCGCGTACCGTTGCCACACGCAAGGACAGCATTGATGCCGGGCTGCTGGATGCTGCCAAGACCTTGAAAAACACCGCCAAAGCCAGTGCCAACATCGACCAGCTGTCAGAGCGCATCGGGCGCGCCGCTGACGCGGTGCAAGCCATGGGTATCGAGGTTGCCAAAACCAGCATCAGCACAGGCAAGGCGGTGGATGGGATGGGCACCGATGTCAAACGTTTCAGCACAGAAACCCTGCCTGAACTGGAGCGCTTGCTGGGTGAGCTGAGCACCTTGAGCAGTTCGCTGCGCTTGTTGACCGAGCAGACCCGGCGCGATCCGAAAGGGCTTATTTTTGGCCATACACCGGTGCCAGCCGGCCCAGGTGAATCAGGGGAAAAACCATGA
- a CDS encoding ABC transporter ATP-binding protein, whose product MPNPPDTPHTVLEMHQVETRFGSHVVHDGVELEVRRSEIFAVIGGSGSGKSTLLREMILLQIPNAGRIKVLGVDLAHITDDAALALRQRFGVLFQQGGLFGALTVLENIGLPLREHRHLSDPEVDALAAKKLAEVGLDAAVASQYPSELSGGMLKRAALARALVLEPELLFLDEPTAGLDPQSAAGIDALVLKLRQQSGLSIVMITHDLDLLWQVTDRVAVLADGKVQAIGSMEELSKMDNPAIQPFFDGPRARAAEVQATAQPKEPSSKPK is encoded by the coding sequence ATGCCCAACCCACCCGACACCCCTCATACCGTGCTGGAGATGCACCAGGTGGAGACCCGTTTTGGCTCCCACGTGGTGCACGATGGGGTTGAGCTGGAAGTACGCCGGTCCGAGATTTTTGCGGTGATTGGCGGCAGTGGCTCGGGCAAATCCACCCTGTTGCGCGAGATGATTTTGCTGCAAATCCCGAATGCGGGCCGTATCAAGGTGCTGGGCGTGGATCTGGCCCACATCACCGATGACGCTGCCCTGGCACTGCGGCAACGTTTTGGCGTGTTGTTTCAGCAGGGCGGGCTGTTTGGTGCGCTGACGGTGCTGGAAAACATTGGTTTGCCCCTGCGCGAACATCGCCACCTGAGCGACCCCGAGGTGGATGCGCTTGCCGCCAAGAAGCTGGCCGAGGTCGGGCTGGATGCGGCCGTGGCCAGCCAATACCCCTCGGAGCTCAGCGGCGGCATGCTGAAACGTGCCGCGCTGGCCCGGGCGCTGGTGCTGGAGCCTGAGCTGTTGTTTCTGGACGAACCCACTGCCGGGCTGGATCCGCAAAGCGCCGCAGGTATTGATGCCTTGGTGCTGAAACTGCGCCAGCAATCCGGCCTGAGTATTGTGATGATCACCCATGACCTGGATTTGCTCTGGCAGGTGACCGACCGTGTGGCGGTGCTGGCCGACGGCAAGGTGCAGGCCATTGGCTCCATGGAGGAGCTTTCCAAGATGGACAACCCGGCCATCCAACCCTTTTTTGACGGCCCACGTGCACGTGCAGCCGAGGTGCAAGCCACAGCCCAACCCAAGGAGCCATCATCGAAACCAAAGTGA
- a CDS encoding MlaE family ABC transporter permease, with translation MTLSQRPLQSAATPQKPAMLERVGHRADAAWVQTLALLGFVGESAMALVGWLAHPARIRWRPILFNLRSGGLDALPIVGTLSFLLGIVVAYQGADQLRQYGANIFVVDLVGLSMLREFAPLMTAIIIAGRSGSAYAAQIGTMSVTQEIDAMRTIGIAPQEMLVLPKFLALLMALPLLTVFADLLGVGGGMLMARAQLGVGFAEFLERFSKAVSVTSYLVGLGKAPVFAAIIVLVGCFQGFRTRGGADSVGQHTTQAVVQSIFGVIVADALFSVAFSVLDL, from the coding sequence ATGACGTTGAGCCAACGCCCGCTACAGTCCGCCGCCACCCCGCAAAAGCCCGCCATGCTGGAGCGTGTGGGTCACAGGGCAGACGCGGCATGGGTGCAGACCCTTGCGCTGCTCGGCTTTGTGGGTGAGAGCGCTATGGCGCTTGTGGGCTGGCTGGCGCACCCGGCGCGTATCCGTTGGCGGCCGATTCTGTTCAATCTGCGCAGCGGCGGCTTGGATGCCTTACCCATCGTCGGCACCCTGTCATTCCTGCTGGGCATTGTGGTGGCTTACCAAGGGGCCGACCAGTTGCGCCAATACGGGGCCAACATCTTTGTGGTGGATCTGGTGGGGTTGTCCATGTTGCGCGAGTTTGCACCTTTGATGACGGCCATCATCATCGCCGGGCGGTCCGGCTCGGCCTATGCCGCGCAGATTGGCACCATGTCGGTGACTCAGGAAATTGATGCCATGCGCACCATCGGCATCGCGCCGCAGGAGATGCTGGTGCTGCCGAAGTTTCTGGCGCTGCTGATGGCGCTGCCGCTGCTGACGGTGTTTGCCGACCTGCTGGGTGTAGGGGGTGGCATGTTGATGGCGCGGGCCCAGCTGGGGGTGGGGTTTGCCGAGTTTCTGGAACGTTTTTCCAAAGCGGTCAGTGTCACCTCTTACCTGGTGGGGCTTGGCAAGGCCCCGGTGTTTGCCGCCATCATTGTGTTGGTGGGCTGTTTTCAGGGTTTTCGCACCCGCGGTGGTGCCGACAGTGTGGGCCAGCACACCACACAGGCGGTGGTGCAGTCGATTTTTGGGGTGATCGTGGCCGATGCGCTGTTTTCCGTGGCCTTCAGTGTGCTGGATTTGTGA
- a CDS encoding PAS domain-containing sensor histidine kinase, translating to MSSSYLYSKAVIINESTHTTQLMHDLQVHQIELQLQNEELRRAQLALEVSNARYFDLYDLAPVGYLTVSAQGLILEANLCAANLLGMARSVLVGKPLSCFIVKTQQDSYYQCRRALLETGQTQTCELQLLQSDGLLLWVRLNVSAVPEDAPTPALRVIVSDISESKRLEAALLESNQNLIQARQNADQANQAKSDFLSSMSHELRSPLNAILGFAQLMESGQPAPTPSQQGSLTQILKGGWYLLALVNDILDLASIESGKVALSMEPVPLALLLQDCQTLIEPLAASNAVLLHFSELDPACNVQADPIRLKQVIINLLSNAIKYNQPGGTVTVSCRPISLQRLRISVKDTGDGLSEDKLAQLFQPFNRLGQELGNSKGTGIGLVVSQRLVQSMGGELGVQSQVGEGSVFWFELNVV from the coding sequence GTGAGCAGCTCTTATTTATATAGCAAGGCGGTCATCATCAACGAATCCACACACACCACACAACTGATGCACGATTTGCAAGTGCACCAGATTGAGCTGCAGTTGCAAAACGAAGAGTTGCGCCGGGCGCAGCTGGCACTTGAAGTGTCCAATGCGCGTTACTTTGACCTGTATGACCTGGCCCCGGTGGGCTACCTCACGGTCAGTGCTCAGGGCTTGATTCTGGAGGCCAATTTGTGTGCGGCCAACCTGCTGGGGATGGCGCGCAGTGTGCTGGTGGGTAAACCTTTGAGTTGTTTTATTGTCAAAACGCAGCAAGACAGTTATTACCAATGTCGCCGGGCGCTGCTGGAAACCGGCCAGACGCAAACCTGTGAGCTGCAGTTGCTGCAAAGTGATGGGCTGTTGCTGTGGGTGAGACTCAATGTGAGCGCAGTGCCTGAAGACGCACCCACACCGGCGCTGCGTGTGATTGTGAGTGACATCTCCGAGAGTAAACGTCTGGAAGCGGCTCTGCTGGAAAGTAACCAGAATCTGATTCAGGCCCGTCAGAACGCCGACCAGGCCAACCAGGCCAAGTCTGACTTTTTGTCCAGCATGAGCCACGAGTTGCGCTCACCCCTGAATGCCATTCTGGGCTTTGCCCAGCTCATGGAGTCGGGCCAACCTGCACCCACCCCAAGCCAGCAAGGCAGTCTGACGCAGATTCTCAAAGGCGGCTGGTATTTGCTGGCGCTGGTCAATGACATTCTGGACCTGGCCTCCATCGAGTCAGGCAAGGTGGCGTTGTCCATGGAGCCCGTGCCACTGGCCCTCTTGCTGCAGGACTGTCAGACGCTGATTGAACCATTGGCCGCCAGCAACGCGGTGCTGCTGCATTTTTCAGAGCTTGACCCGGCGTGTAACGTGCAGGCCGACCCGATCCGGCTCAAACAAGTCATCATCAACCTGCTGTCCAACGCCATCAAATACAACCAGCCGGGGGGGACGGTCACGGTGTCCTGCCGCCCCATTTCGCTACAGCGCCTGCGTATCAGCGTGAAAGATACGGGCGACGGTTTATCCGAAGACAAGCTGGCGCAATTGTTCCAGCCCTTCAATCGGTTGGGTCAGGAACTCGGTAACAGCAAAGGCACCGGTATTGGCCTGGTGGTCAGCCAACGGCTGGTGCAGTCCATGGGGGGGGAGCTGGGGGTACAAAGCCAGGTGGGGGAGGGCAGCGTGTTCTGGTTTGAGTTGAATGTGGTGTAG